From one Triticum aestivum cultivar Chinese Spring chromosome 4B, IWGSC CS RefSeq v2.1, whole genome shotgun sequence genomic stretch:
- the LOC123091237 gene encoding probable carboxylesterase 18, with protein sequence MADLKAPAKARRLAPPMSWRTRLSIFAAGYLTDATCRADGTINRRLLTYLDPGVPPSAAPRNGVSSRDIDVDPAIPLRARLFQPVGLPGPLPVVLFFHGGGFAYLSAASLAYDAACRRIARYCGAAVLSVDYRRSPEHRFPAAYDDGFSAVRFLDDPKKHPADVAPLDVSRCFLAGDSAGANIAHHVARRYAMSAPSFANVRISGLIAIQPFFGGEERTPSELQLEGAPIVSISRCDWMWRAFLPPGADRTHEAAYAASPAAAAGIDYPAFPPAVVVVGGYDPLQDWQRRYCEMLTSKGKEVRVLEYPEAIHAFYVFPEFAESKDLMLRIKEFVAGSDGSK encoded by the coding sequence ATGGCGGATTTGAAGGCTCCGGCCAAGGCGAGGAGGCTGGCGCCGCCCATGTCGTGGCGGACGCGCCTGTCAATCTTCGCCGCGGGTTACCTCACCGACGCCACCTGCCGCGCTGACGGCACAATCAACCGCCGCCTGCTCACCTACCTCGACCCCGGCGTCCCGCCCTCCGCAGCCCCACGCAACGGCGTCTCCTCCCGCGACATCGACGTCGACCCCGCGATCCCGCTACGGGCCCGCCTCTTCCAGCCCGTGGGCCTGCCCGGCCCGCTCCCGGTTGTCCTGTTCTTCCACGGCGGCGGGTTCGCCTACCTCTCCGCGGCCTCCCTCGCCTACGATGCCGCCTGCCGCCGCATCGCCAGGTACTGCGGCGCGGCCGTGCTGTCGGTCGACTACCGCCGCTCTCCGGAGCACCGGTTCCCGGCGGCGTACGACGACGGGTTCTCCGCGGTCCGCTTCCTCGACGACCCCAAGAAGCACCCCGCCGACGTCGCGCCCCTCGACGTCTCCCGCTGCTTCCTCGCCGGGGACAGCGCCGGCGCCAACATCGCCCACCACGTCGCCCGCCGCTACGCCATGTCCGCCCCGTCCTTCGCCAACGTCCGGATCTCCGGCCTCATCGCCATCCAGCCCTTCTTCGGCGGCGAGGAGCGGACCCCCTCCGAGCTCCAGCTGGAGGGCGCGCCCATCGTGTCCATCTCCCGCTGCGACTGGATGTGGCGCGCCTTCCTCCCGCCCGGTGCCGACCGGACGCACGAGGCCGCGTACGCAGCGTCCCCTGCGGCCGCGGCCGGCATCGACTACCCGGCGTTCCCGCCGGCCGTGGTGGTTGTCGGCGGGTACGACCCGCTCCAGGATTGGCAGCGGCGGTACTGCGAGATGCTGACCTCCAAGGGAAAGGAGGTGCGGGTGCTGGAGTACCCCGAAGCCATCCACGCCTTCTATGTCTTCCCGGAGTTCGCCGAGTCCAAGGACCTCATGCTGAGGATCAAGGAGTTCGTCGCCGGGAGCGACGGCAGCAAGTGA